Part of the Janibacter endophyticus genome is shown below.
GCCCGCGGGCTCCGCGCGGGAGGGTGGCGCGGCTGACCCCCTTCGCCGGTCGAGGTATCAGCGGCCGGACGGGCGGACGGCTATACCTCGAACCAGTGCCCTCGCCGGCACCCCCTTCGCGATTCGAGGTATTCGCGACCGGATGGGCGGCCGAAATTACCTCGAATCGAGGGGAGGGGGCGAAGGGGGGAGGGGGCGAAGGGGGGGAGCGGGCGAAGGGGGGCAGGGCGGATCAGGAGATCCAGTCGCTCCAGCCGTGGTGCAGCACGAGCCACGCGATGAGCCCGTAACCGGCCTGGCCCGGGTGGACCCGGTCCAGGCTCGAGGCCATGTCGGAGTCCCACTGCTCGTGACCCGCCAGCGGGGCGTAGACGTCGACGAAGGGGACGCCGCGGCGCTCGCAGACGTCGCGCTGCGCCTCGGTGATCTGGGCCAGCTGGTCGTCGAGGTCCGGGTCGGCGGCCGGCGCCGGCCCGACGACGAAGGGGGAGATGCCCCGGCTCGAGCACTCGTCGAGGATGTTGGCGAGGTTGAGCCGGTGACGGGCCAGCGACACGCCGCCCTCGACGTCGTTGCGCCCGAAGGAGACGACGAGACGACGGTCGGTCGCGCCCTCCCACCGCAGCGGCGCCTCGACGGTCCACCGCTGCGCGACGTCACCGGAGGTCTGCCCGGCCACGCCGAGGTTGTAGAACGCGAGCTGGGCACCCTCGACGACCGTGCGCCCCATGACCCGACCGACCCAGCCCTGGGCCTTCGGGTCGCCGACCCCCGCGACGAGGGAGTCGCCGATGAAGA
Proteins encoded:
- a CDS encoding GDSL-type esterase/lipase family protein, yielding MLPTTDAAGHEFTPSAAHSTAPGEDGERRVSIVFIGDSLVAGVGDPKAQGWVGRVMGRTVVEGAQLAFYNLGVAGQTSGDVAQRWTVEAPLRWEGATDRRLVVSFGRNDVEGGVSLARHRLNLANILDECSSRGISPFVVGPAPAADPDLDDQLAQITEAQRDVCERRGVPFVDVYAPLAGHEQWDSDMASSLDRVHPGQAGYGLIAWLVLHHGWSDWIS